Proteins encoded within one genomic window of Trichocoleus sp. FACHB-46:
- a CDS encoding response regulator, with translation MSKRILLVEDNEIHRLFTQDFLESQGYQVLSLCDGIDFLETVTEFQPDLLILDLRLPQVDGFTLLQELQQSQWHALPVVVVTAYAFYREKQRALRMGVRSYLTKPIKLEAIIQAIEVELSLN, from the coding sequence ATGAGTAAACGGATTCTTCTTGTAGAAGATAACGAAATCCACCGTCTGTTCACCCAAGATTTTTTAGAGTCGCAAGGATATCAAGTCCTAAGTCTGTGTGACGGCATTGATTTCTTGGAAACGGTGACTGAGTTTCAACCAGACTTACTCATCTTAGATCTAAGGCTACCTCAAGTGGATGGATTCACGCTGCTTCAAGAACTACAACAGTCGCAGTGGCATGCTTTGCCTGTGGTGGTCGTAACGGCCTATGCTTTTTATCGGGAGAAACAAAGAGCGTTGAGGATGGGGGTGCGTTCTTACCTGACTAAGCCCATCAAGCTAGAAGCGATCATCCAAGCGATTGAGGTGGAGCTGAGCCTTAACTAG